A genomic stretch from Desulfonispora thiosulfatigenes DSM 11270 includes:
- a CDS encoding ImmA/IrrE family metallo-endopeptidase, producing the protein MNIAIKKALAVLENYGLLSCVLTFRQIQSILDSENIIFNNFSFNGRLKERYISTGDGISIITINGDAETQDAKHLTAHALGHHFLHKGNYAYIDNIVLDKHENQAEDFAAILLVPPLALSKSKPSTTIELTELFEIPLHLAERRLKIFEMHGL; encoded by the coding sequence ATGAATATCGCAATAAAAAAAGCCCTTGCAGTTTTAGAAAACTACGGGCTTTTGTCATGTGTATTAACTTTTCGACAAATTCAGTCAATATTAGACAGTGAAAATATCATATTTAACAATTTTTCTTTTAATGGTCGTTTAAAAGAAAGATATATCTCTACTGGGGATGGAATTTCAATTATAACAATAAATGGTGATGCTGAAACTCAAGACGCTAAGCACTTAACTGCTCATGCCCTTGGACATCATTTTCTACATAAGGGCAATTATGCGTACATAGATAATATCGTTTTGGACAAACATGAGAACCAGGCAGAAGACTTTGCAGCAATCTTATTAGTACCACCTTTGGCTTTATCAAAATCTAAGCCGTCAACTACTATAGAATTAACAGAATTATTTGAAATTCCTTTGCACTTAGCTGAAAGAAGATTGAAAATATTTGAGATGCATGGATTATAA
- a CDS encoding PBSX family phage terminase large subunit has product MIEKEINPHFENFIFDWDYKTYFLVGGYGSSKSYHVALKLILKLLQEKRKALVVREVFETIRDSCFALLEEIIIDLGLDDAIKITTSPMQIKFPNGSQIIFKGMDKPAKLKSIHGVTIIWIEECSELKYEGYKELLGRARHPSLSIHFILSTNPVSQSNWSYKHFFQDKKKKIYILNDEDLYKERNIIKNNTYYHHSTADDNLFLPKSYTEQLEELKTYDLDLYRIARKGRFGVNGVRVLPQFIVLPHYEVIERINNIPKDMKRVGFDFGFETSYNALIRLAIDHENKILYIYWEYYKNKMTDDKTAIEIAEFKTTRELIRADSAEPKTIQFFKQQGFNITGAKKFQGSRLQNTKKVKRFKKIICSENCPNTKDELKDLTYKVDKDGNIIEDQFEIDPHTFSAIWYALDGYEVSDLKGNAVQFLK; this is encoded by the coding sequence GTGATAGAGAAAGAAATTAATCCTCACTTTGAAAATTTTATATTTGATTGGGATTATAAAACATATTTTCTTGTAGGAGGATATGGAAGTTCTAAAAGTTATCATGTAGCCTTAAAGCTAATTTTAAAGTTACTGCAGGAGAAAAGAAAAGCATTAGTAGTTAGAGAAGTATTTGAGACCATAAGAGATAGTTGCTTTGCATTGCTGGAGGAAATCATTATAGATTTAGGATTAGATGATGCAATAAAAATAACAACATCTCCAATGCAGATAAAGTTCCCTAATGGATCTCAGATAATATTTAAAGGTATGGATAAGCCTGCTAAATTAAAGTCTATTCATGGTGTCACAATCATTTGGATAGAAGAATGTTCAGAATTAAAATACGAGGGTTATAAAGAGTTACTAGGAAGGGCTAGACACCCAAGTTTATCAATTCACTTTATATTATCTACAAACCCTGTTAGTCAGAGTAATTGGTCATACAAACATTTCTTTCAAGATAAAAAGAAAAAGATATATATATTAAATGACGAAGATCTTTATAAAGAAAGAAATATAATAAAAAACAATACTTATTATCATCATTCTACTGCTGATGATAATTTATTTTTACCTAAAAGTTATACAGAACAACTTGAGGAACTAAAAACATATGACCTAGATCTTTATCGAATTGCTAGAAAGGGAAGATTTGGAGTTAATGGAGTTAGAGTTTTGCCTCAATTTATAGTTTTGCCACATTATGAAGTTATAGAAAGAATTAATAATATACCAAAAGATATGAAACGTGTCGGCTTTGATTTTGGATTTGAAACTTCATATAATGCCTTAATAAGATTAGCCATAGATCATGAAAATAAAATTCTTTATATATACTGGGAGTATTACAAAAATAAAATGACTGATGATAAAACAGCTATTGAAATAGCTGAATTTAAAACAACTAGAGAATTAATAAGAGCAGATAGTGCAGAACCTAAAACGATACAGTTTTTTAAGCAGCAAGGCTTTAATATTACAGGAGCTAAAAAGTTTCAAGGCAGTAGGCTTCAAAATACTAAAAAGGTAAAGAGATTTAAGAAAATTATTTGTTCAGAAAATTGTCCTAATACTAAAGACGAATTAAAAGATTTAACCTACAAGGTTGATAAAGATGGAAATATTATAGAGGACCAATTTGAAATAGATCCTCATACATTTAGTGCTATTTGGTATGCATTAGATGGATATGAGGTTTCTGATTTAAAAGGAAATGCAGTACAATTTCTTAAGTAA
- the terS gene encoding phage terminase small subunit — protein sequence MVKRKKQKGAHKKKKGAPLNNKNAVGHGAPAGNKNAETHGFFSKYLPNETLSIIQEIKGKDSLDILWENITIQYAAIIRAQRIMYVKDQDDITKHLKKEKDGDTFTEREWEFQYAWDKQANFLQAQSRAMSELRSMIKRYEEMMQTDLATEEQKLRIEKLKADIEKVKGVDKDKPIEIVIKRKGEDK from the coding sequence TTGGTCAAAAGAAAAAAACAAAAAGGTGCACACAAAAAGAAGAAGGGTGCACCCTTAAATAATAAAAATGCAGTAGGCCATGGTGCTCCAGCAGGAAATAAAAATGCTGAAACCCATGGCTTTTTTAGTAAGTATCTACCTAATGAAACCTTAAGCATTATCCAAGAAATTAAAGGAAAAGATTCACTGGATATACTTTGGGAGAACATAACTATTCAGTATGCTGCAATTATAAGAGCTCAAAGAATTATGTATGTAAAAGACCAAGATGATATTACAAAACATCTAAAAAAAGAAAAGGATGGAGATACCTTTACAGAAAGAGAATGGGAGTTCCAATATGCTTGGGATAAACAAGCTAACTTTCTACAAGCACAATCAAGAGCAATGTCAGAACTTAGAAGTATGATAAAAAGATATGAGGAAATGATGCAAACTGATCTAGCTACTGAAGAGCAAAAATTAAGGATTGAAAAATTGAAGGCTGATATAGAAAAAGTTAAGGGAGTAGATAAGGATAAACCAATTGAAATAGTAATTAAGCGAAAGGGTGAGGACAAGTGA
- a CDS encoding DnaD domain-containing protein: MNYLKELNAFYDWLETNSLSTSSIVLWHALMHINNKAGWTAEFAVAISVLCVKTGLAERTISKARNELKQKGRIDWKQRKGNQAAIYSMISLSAYSAYKHANKDINKDLSAYSADSYTDNHANKCADSYAYNHATLDKLNETKLNETKLLVVDEHATIFKFIEQEFGFLLSPTQLQTVSEWQEIFLDDLIKFAVSEALGRNVRSIGYIDKILLNWQKSGIKTIEQAKLAKAEFEKRNSNVFSKKSHKPNGSGEFSTTNKIRDLDYLVE, from the coding sequence GTGAACTATTTAAAAGAACTTAATGCATTCTATGATTGGCTCGAAACAAATTCATTGTCTACATCTAGTATTGTCTTATGGCATGCCTTAATGCACATAAACAATAAGGCTGGATGGACAGCCGAGTTTGCTGTAGCCATATCGGTGTTATGTGTTAAGACAGGATTAGCTGAAAGAACAATTTCTAAAGCTAGAAATGAACTAAAGCAAAAGGGAAGAATTGACTGGAAACAGAGAAAAGGCAATCAAGCTGCTATATATTCAATGATATCCTTGTCGGCATATAGTGCCTACAAACATGCCAACAAAGATATCAATAAAGATTTGTCGGCATATAGTGCCGACAGTTATACCGACAACCATGCCAACAAGTGTGCCGACAGTTATGCCTACAACCATGCCACATTAGATAAACTAAACGAAACTAAACTAAACGAAACTAAATTACTAGTAGTAGACGAGCACGCGACCATTTTCAAATTCATTGAACAGGAGTTTGGATTTCTCTTAAGCCCTACTCAACTACAAACTGTTTCTGAATGGCAAGAGATATTTCTAGACGATTTAATTAAGTTTGCGGTTAGCGAAGCATTGGGTAGGAATGTACGTAGCATTGGGTACATAGATAAAATTCTACTGAACTGGCAAAAGAGCGGGATTAAAACAATAGAACAAGCAAAGCTTGCTAAGGCTGAGTTTGAAAAAAGAAATAGCAATGTCTTTAGCAAAAAAAGCCACAAGCCTAATGGCAGTGGTGAGTTTTCAACGACTAATAAAATACGTGATTTAGATTATTTGGTTGAGTAG
- a CDS encoding recombinase RecT yields the protein MSVKNALANKAGAVQTSKEPKNMKDWIKVMEPEIKKALPSVITPERFTRMALSAISVNPALAECTPKSFMGALMNAAQLGLEPNTPLGQAYLIPYRNKGVPEVQFQLGYKGMIDLAHRSGEFTNIYAKEVYENDVFEYEFGLEPNLVHKPASNNRGNTIAYYAVFKLVNGGFGFEVMSKDDITNHARKYSQGFNSKYSPWSNNFDEMAKKTVLKKVLKYAPIKVEFVKQVTEDGSIKTEISENMTEIQDENVFEVEYEAVENSTVESEPDSQLEPTEF from the coding sequence ATGAGTGTTAAAAATGCTTTAGCAAATAAGGCTGGTGCGGTACAAACAAGTAAAGAACCTAAAAATATGAAGGATTGGATTAAGGTAATGGAGCCAGAAATAAAAAAGGCATTACCTAGTGTTATTACTCCAGAAAGATTTACCAGAATGGCATTAAGTGCAATAAGCGTTAATCCTGCTCTTGCAGAATGTACACCAAAGAGTTTCATGGGTGCTTTAATGAATGCAGCACAATTAGGATTGGAACCGAATACTCCACTGGGACAAGCTTATTTAATACCATATCGAAATAAAGGCGTTCCAGAGGTACAGTTTCAACTGGGATACAAAGGTATGATTGATCTTGCTCATAGATCAGGAGAGTTTACAAATATATATGCTAAAGAGGTTTATGAAAATGATGTATTTGAATATGAGTTTGGTTTAGAACCAAATTTAGTGCATAAACCAGCCTCTAATAATAGAGGTAATACAATTGCCTATTATGCAGTTTTTAAGCTTGTAAATGGTGGATTTGGCTTTGAGGTAATGAGCAAGGATGATATTACAAACCATGCACGTAAATATAGCCAAGGGTTTAATAGCAAGTATAGTCCCTGGTCTAATAATTTTGATGAAATGGCTAAGAAAACGGTACTTAAAAAAGTTCTTAAATATGCTCCTATTAAAGTTGAATTTGTAAAACAAGTTACAGAGGATGGGTCAATTAAGACTGAGATATCCGAGAATATGACAGAGATACAAGATGAAAATGTATTTGAGGTCGAATATGAGGCAGTTGAAAATAGCACAGTAGAAAGTGAACCAGATTCACAATTAGAACCTACAGAATTTTAA
- a CDS encoding helix-turn-helix domain-containing protein — protein sequence MQLGEIIKNYRKQNDLSLREFANRCDLSHAYIAKLEDGIDHRSGKKVEPTLDTVKRISDAINIPMERLLSMIGYINKETNLDSPHVPQEYEEKHKITKRDLDQYEDFVEHAGTFFMNDEVAGVLMSTLGDKLRSLREDKNLKQIELAEKFKKHNFNITSAAISQYESNKRVPDTEMLAMYADLFNVSLDWLCGRTNVKNPDIKETITNRPYTDPKLDDLLKKVPDLTEEEKESLADHMEFAMKIIEKERERRKKF from the coding sequence ATGCAACTCGGAGAAATAATTAAAAATTATAGAAAACAAAATGATTTATCTTTAAGAGAATTTGCAAATAGATGCGATTTAAGTCATGCTTATATTGCTAAATTAGAAGACGGAATAGATCATAGAAGTGGCAAAAAAGTTGAACCTACTTTGGATACAGTAAAAAGAATTTCAGATGCCATAAATATACCCATGGAAAGGTTATTATCTATGATCGGATATATAAATAAAGAAACTAACCTAGATAGCCCTCATGTACCCCAGGAGTATGAGGAAAAACATAAAATAACTAAAAGAGATTTAGATCAATATGAGGATTTTGTTGAACATGCCGGAACCTTCTTTATGAATGACGAGGTTGCTGGTGTTTTAATGTCTACGTTAGGTGATAAGCTTAGATCTTTAAGAGAAGATAAAAACTTAAAACAAATTGAATTAGCAGAAAAATTTAAAAAACATAATTTCAATATAACTAGTGCTGCCATTTCGCAATATGAATCTAATAAGCGAGTTCCAGATACGGAAATGTTAGCTATGTATGCGGACTTATTTAATGTAAGTTTAGATTGGTTATGTGGCAGAACAAATGTAAAAAATCCTGATATAAAGGAAACTATCACCAACAGACCATATACGGATCCAAAACTTGATGATTTGCTAAAAAAGGTTCCTGATTTAACAGAAGAAGAAAAGGAATCTTTGGCTGACCATATGGAGTTTGCAATGAAAATTATTGAAAAGGAACGGGAACGCAGAAAAAAATTTTAG
- a CDS encoding sigma-70 region 4 domain-containing protein: MKGFKDITKNDVKNIIFLRTEEGKSIREISKVLNIKYGTVHLFIKRNVPKKEKPKPICPICKHKHTVNEVISCTDIRSLKVYYCKECLIEIWPNGEEREPLYA; encoded by the coding sequence ATGAAAGGGTTTAAAGACATTACTAAAAATGATGTAAAAAATATTATATTTTTACGAACTGAAGAGGGTAAATCAATTAGGGAAATATCAAAAGTACTTAATATTAAATATGGAACAGTGCATTTATTTATTAAAAGGAATGTCCCTAAAAAAGAAAAACCTAAACCAATTTGCCCAATTTGCAAGCATAAACACACCGTGAACGAGGTTATTAGCTGTACTGATATTAGATCTCTTAAGGTTTATTACTGTAAAGAATGTTTAATCGAAATATGGCCAAACGGAGAAGAAAGAGAGCCTTTATATGCTTAG
- a CDS encoding single-stranded DNA-binding protein: MNKVVLIGRLTKDPELRFTPNGKGVANFTLAVNRPFANQDGKKEADFIPIQVWGKPAENCATYLGKGSQVAIDGRLQVRTYETDEGQKRWVTEVVANSVEFLDNRKNKDKIVDNSNEFGHEVDFNEDDIPF, from the coding sequence ATGAATAAAGTTGTTTTGATAGGTCGTTTGACTAAAGATCCTGAGCTAAGATTTACGCCTAACGGTAAGGGTGTAGCTAATTTTACCTTAGCAGTTAATAGACCATTTGCTAACCAAGATGGTAAGAAAGAAGCAGACTTTATCCCTATACAAGTTTGGGGTAAACCTGCAGAAAACTGTGCTACTTATCTTGGTAAAGGCTCACAAGTAGCAATTGATGGTCGTTTACAAGTGCGTACCTATGAGACGGATGAAGGCCAGAAACGGTGGGTAACTGAGGTAGTAGCAAATAGTGTGGAATTTCTAGATAATCGCAAAAATAAGGACAAGATTGTTGATAACTCAAATGAATTTGGGCACGAAGTAGATTTTAACGAGGATGATATTCCGTTTTAG
- a CDS encoding ParA family protein: MTTHNNAKNVISFINMKGGVGKTTLCLSLAYQLSMEDKKKILIIDMDPQFNATQTMMEQYDLVDEYLNKFRTEKSIINIFKRKKSLTNTRSSEIELKPEDTIIKSTINENLDIICGNIDIIFEDNNQDSISKKRLDLFIRKHKLNEYYDFIFIDCPPTISFFTDASLIASDYYLIPVKIDKFSILGVKMLDNVIALMKEDPENKVDCLGIVYTMEEKQKKLESIKDLFEENELIRDNYYIFSNTMPKHNHLLSGSKGNIAYNYDDTRGDIRSLSKEFLRVYFKEGEQNEECS; encoded by the coding sequence TTGACTACACATAATAATGCGAAAAACGTAATATCATTTATAAATATGAAGGGCGGTGTAGGGAAAACTACTCTATGTCTTAGCTTGGCTTATCAATTATCAATGGAAGATAAAAAAAAGATATTAATAATAGATATGGATCCTCAATTCAATGCTACGCAAACAATGATGGAGCAATATGATTTAGTGGATGAATATTTGAATAAATTTAGAACAGAAAAATCAATTATTAATATTTTCAAAAGAAAAAAATCACTTACTAATACTAGATCTTCTGAAATAGAATTAAAACCAGAAGATACGATTATTAAATCTACTATCAATGAGAATTTAGATATTATTTGTGGAAATATTGATATCATTTTCGAGGATAATAATCAAGATTCGATAAGTAAAAAAAGGTTAGATCTGTTTATTCGTAAACATAAACTTAATGAATATTATGATTTTATATTTATTGATTGCCCTCCTACTATATCATTTTTTACAGATGCTTCTTTGATAGCCTCTGATTATTATTTAATACCAGTAAAAATAGATAAATTTTCAATTCTTGGCGTTAAGATGCTAGACAATGTTATAGCTTTAATGAAAGAGGATCCAGAAAATAAAGTTGATTGTTTGGGTATAGTTTATACAATGGAGGAAAAACAAAAAAAGTTAGAATCGATAAAAGATCTTTTCGAAGAAAATGAACTAATAAGAGATAATTATTATATTTTCTCTAATACCATGCCAAAACATAATCATTTACTATCTGGTAGTAAAGGAAATATAGCATACAATTATGATGATACTCGGGGAGATATAAGATCATTAAGTAAAGAGTTCTTAAGGGTCTATTTTAAAGAAGGTGAACAAAATGAAGAATGTTCTTAA
- a CDS encoding helix-turn-helix transcriptional regulator produces the protein MKNKIREIRKNKSITQTELANSIGISRPYLSDIERGVANPGGDIIIKIANYLNLLVEEIFFTNHVNHDEQKENPKYKNHVI, from the coding sequence ATGAAGAACAAAATTAGAGAAATCAGAAAAAATAAAAGTATTACGCAGACCGAGTTAGCTAATTCAATTGGAATTTCCAGACCATATTTATCAGATATTGAGAGAGGTGTTGCAAATCCTGGCGGAGATATAATTATAAAAATAGCTAACTATCTAAATTTACTAGTAGAAGAGATTTTTTTTACGAACCATGTAAACCATGATGAACAAAAGGAGAATCCAAAATATAAAAATCATGTAATTTAA
- a CDS encoding YjzC family protein yields MSSLKKPGTDNEPAGKYKEVGPRGGEVKNPRVIEIDKGDRLPPTQEKGHKWKKI; encoded by the coding sequence ATGTCTAGTTTAAAGAAACCTGGTACCGACAATGAACCAGCTGGCAAGTATAAAGAAGTTGGCCCTCGTGGTGGTGAAGTTAAAAATCCTAGAGTTATAGAAATTGACAAAGGCGACAGACTTCCACCTACCCAAGAAAAAGGTCATAAATGGAAAAAGATATGA
- a CDS encoding helix-turn-helix domain-containing protein — translation MHIGAEIRRSRDNEGFTRKELGKKVGIGDRSIEAYETKVQVPQADIVLEISRICQNPWLTQQYCRWHCSIGKAYSYEILDKVNLDPASVLLKLTGEMAEAQAVLKDMLELAVNKNCQSDFTDQELKEFKKCLHQFLDVEHNIETLKISLGKWIDISGLIQEHNEKCQRNGYTQKRPCAGNTGSLKKTN, via the coding sequence ATGCATATCGGAGCTGAAATTAGAAGATCACGAGACAATGAAGGATTTACAAGAAAAGAGCTAGGCAAAAAAGTTGGTATTGGAGATAGAAGCATAGAAGCATACGAAACAAAAGTTCAAGTACCACAAGCAGATATAGTTTTAGAAATTAGTCGAATTTGCCAAAATCCATGGCTCACTCAACAATATTGTCGCTGGCATTGTTCTATAGGTAAGGCTTATAGTTATGAGATTTTGGACAAAGTTAATCTTGATCCAGCAAGTGTGCTTTTAAAGCTAACAGGTGAAATGGCAGAGGCTCAGGCTGTATTAAAAGATATGTTAGAACTTGCAGTCAATAAGAATTGTCAGTCTGATTTTACAGACCAGGAGTTAAAAGAGTTTAAAAAATGCCTACACCAATTTCTAGATGTTGAGCATAACATAGAAACTTTGAAAATTAGTTTAGGCAAATGGATTGATATATCTGGATTAATTCAAGAACATAATGAAAAATGCCAAAGGAATGGTTATACACAAAAAAGACCCTGTGCTGGGAACACAGGATCGCTTAAAAAAACTAACTAA
- a CDS encoding terminase gpP N-terminus-related DNA-binding protein, translating to MTNIRDPDDKDLAKQDYLYGMKYKDLAEKYEVSINTIKSWIKRYGWSKEKNKKVHTKRRRVHP from the coding sequence ATGACAAATATAAGGGATCCAGATGACAAAGACTTAGCCAAACAAGATTATTTATATGGTATGAAATATAAAGACCTAGCCGAGAAATATGAGGTTAGTATAAATACAATTAAGTCCTGGATAAAAAGATATGGTTGGTCAAAAGAAAAAAACAAAAAGGTGCACACAAAAAGAAGAAGGGTGCACCCTTAA
- a CDS encoding DUF1064 domain-containing protein yields the protein MTRISREMAEQLGIVKTKKSKSKYGSRKKEIDGITFDSVKEARKYSELKLLKRAGEIKDFELQPEFELQPGYRNKDGKKIRPITYRADFKVIYPNDKIEYIDTKGFRTKEYLLKKKMLLFKYPDINFVEE from the coding sequence ATGACCAGAATCAGCAGAGAAATGGCAGAGCAGCTAGGAATAGTTAAAACTAAAAAATCAAAGTCAAAGTACGGGTCCAGAAAAAAAGAAATAGACGGCATAACTTTTGATAGCGTAAAAGAAGCTAGAAAATATAGTGAATTAAAACTATTAAAAAGAGCTGGAGAAATAAAAGATTTTGAACTACAACCTGAGTTTGAATTACAGCCAGGGTATAGAAATAAAGACGGTAAAAAGATTAGACCGATAACATATAGAGCTGATTTTAAAGTTATTTATCCAAATGACAAAATTGAATACATAGACACAAAAGGGTTTAGAACTAAAGAGTATCTCTTAAAAAAGAAAATGCTTTTATTCAAATATCCAGACATTAATTTTGTGGAGGAATAA
- a CDS encoding phage portal protein encodes MFTWNELIKQKIINESKISNEAIIKDLINKHDTSQMLEGEKYYKNENKILKRRMYFYQDGAKTEDFTKENHRLPHNWHKMLVDQKVAYLVGKPVIFQCEENQKEYENRLNLILGEEWDDTLTELAKNSSNKGTEWLHVYINEEGKFKFIIIPAEEVIPIYDTSLQENLEAALRYYLVEVNGKERIRAEWWTRHNVTFYIETESGDFILDDIELNNPDSHFYYNEVGYGWGKVPFIEFPNNEERLSDLTFYKELIDEYDLSISDLANNLAEVQEIITILKGYEGTDLAEFKENLRYYKAIKVSAETGSGVDKLELNIPIEAKKEMVDRLEENIFIFGQGVNMKTDRFGNSPSGVSLKFLYSLLDLKASIMERKFRKSLKRILWFTTEYINIVENRNYDNTIVQVTFRKTMITNNKEDVEIASQSKGVISDETIVANHPWVEDVSIELERLKKESAETVKNLDDIDRFIRKGVN; translated from the coding sequence TTGTTTACTTGGAATGAGCTTATTAAACAAAAAATAATTAATGAATCTAAAATTAGCAACGAAGCTATAATAAAAGATTTAATTAATAAACACGATACATCTCAAATGCTTGAGGGAGAAAAATATTATAAAAATGAGAACAAGATTCTTAAAAGAAGAATGTACTTTTATCAGGACGGTGCAAAAACAGAAGATTTTACAAAAGAAAATCATAGGCTACCTCATAACTGGCATAAAATGCTGGTTGATCAGAAGGTAGCATATTTAGTTGGTAAGCCTGTTATATTCCAATGTGAAGAAAACCAAAAGGAGTATGAAAATAGGTTAAATCTTATCCTAGGTGAAGAATGGGATGATACCCTAACAGAGTTAGCTAAGAATTCCTCAAACAAAGGAACCGAATGGCTACATGTATATATCAATGAAGAAGGCAAATTTAAGTTTATTATCATCCCAGCTGAAGAAGTAATACCAATCTATGACACAAGTCTCCAGGAGAACTTAGAAGCAGCATTAAGATATTACCTAGTAGAAGTTAATGGTAAAGAAAGAATTAGGGCTGAATGGTGGACAAGGCATAATGTTACCTTTTATATAGAAACAGAATCAGGTGATTTTATATTAGATGATATAGAATTAAACAATCCCGATAGCCACTTTTATTATAATGAAGTTGGTTATGGATGGGGTAAGGTACCTTTTATTGAATTTCCAAATAATGAAGAAAGATTAAGCGATTTAACGTTCTATAAAGAACTTATTGACGAATATGATCTTAGTATTTCGGATTTAGCCAATAACTTAGCTGAGGTTCAAGAGATAATAACGATTCTTAAAGGTTATGAAGGAACAGATTTAGCGGAGTTTAAAGAAAATTTAAGGTATTACAAAGCTATTAAAGTATCAGCTGAAACTGGTTCTGGGGTGGATAAATTAGAATTAAATATACCAATAGAAGCTAAAAAAGAAATGGTTGATAGGTTGGAAGAGAATATATTTATATTTGGTCAGGGCGTAAACATGAAAACGGATAGATTTGGCAATAGCCCCTCAGGAGTATCTCTTAAATTTTTATATTCTTTATTGGATCTAAAAGCATCTATCATGGAAAGAAAATTTAGAAAATCTCTAAAAAGGATTTTGTGGTTTACTACAGAGTATATTAATATTGTTGAAAATAGAAATTATGATAATACCATAGTACAAGTTACTTTTAGAAAGACTATGATTACTAATAATAAGGAAGATGTAGAAATAGCTTCTCAATCAAAAGGAGTAATTAGTGATGAAACGATAGTGGCTAATCATCCATGGGTAGAAGACGTTTCAATAGAATTAGAAAGACTTAAAAAAGAATCAGCTGAAACTGTTAAAAACTTAGATGATATTGATAGATTTATCAGAAAGGGGGTAAATTAG
- a CDS encoding YqaJ viral recombinase family protein: MQAITLVSTKDMDHGEWLKWRQKGIGGSDAAAIAGLNPWKSPISVYLDKIGQGEEVEDNERMRVGRDLEDYVATRFEEATGLKVRKRNAILAHSENEFMFANVDRLVVGEKEGLECKTTNSYSRKDWEDDNIPAHYEIQCHHYMAVTGYKAWWIACLIGNEKFVYKKIERDEEIINYLIKIEKDFWENHIVPKIIPAPDGSEDAGNLIKMMYPNSTPDSFIDLEDDYINHIDRRAEIAEMIKKLELEKSQIEQVIQVGMGDFETAIIRDKKVTWKTINSNRFDSKEFKKDYPDLYDQYVNTSSYRRFQIK, encoded by the coding sequence ATGCAAGCAATTACTTTAGTATCAACAAAGGATATGGATCATGGGGAATGGTTAAAGTGGAGACAAAAAGGAATAGGTGGGTCGGATGCAGCAGCTATTGCAGGATTAAATCCTTGGAAAAGTCCTATATCTGTTTACTTAGATAAAATCGGTCAAGGTGAAGAGGTTGAAGACAATGAGAGAATGAGAGTCGGTAGAGATTTAGAGGATTATGTAGCAACTAGATTTGAAGAAGCTACAGGCTTAAAAGTTAGAAAGAGAAATGCAATTTTAGCACACTCTGAAAATGAATTTATGTTTGCAAATGTAGACCGTTTGGTAGTAGGAGAAAAAGAAGGACTGGAATGCAAAACTACTAATTCATATTCCAGAAAAGATTGGGAAGATGATAACATACCTGCTCATTATGAAATCCAATGTCATCACTATATGGCGGTAACTGGATATAAAGCTTGGTGGATAGCATGTTTAATTGGAAATGAAAAGTTTGTTTATAAAAAAATTGAACGTGATGAAGAAATAATTAATTACCTAATCAAGATAGAAAAAGATTTCTGGGAAAATCATATAGTACCTAAAATAATTCCAGCTCCAGATGGATCAGAAGATGCTGGGAATTTAATAAAGATGATGTACCCAAATTCTACACCAGATAGTTTCATAGATCTTGAAGATGATTATATTAACCACATTGACAGAAGAGCCGAAATTGCAGAAATGATTAAAAAATTAGAACTAGAAAAATCGCAAATTGAACAGGTTATTCAAGTAGGGATGGGTGATTTTGAAACAGCCATTATTAGAGATAAAAAGGTTACGTGGAAAACAATTAATTCTAATAGATTTGATTCTAAAGAATTTAAAAAAGACTACCCAGATTTATATGATCAATATGTAAATACAAGTTCCTATAGAAGATTTCAAATTAAATAA